The Silene latifolia isolate original U9 population chromosome Y, ASM4854445v1, whole genome shotgun sequence sequence ggactctcttttcaaactttttgaagaaaacgactttaaaacagtataaaaaaattgaataagattgacttacaaacagggaaatcgaattaggttgaaatcggtgagaaatcttcaatcaaataaAGGGCTCGACAAATCCtcttcctctctttctctctaggtttagaaaaagTTTTAGAGATGTTCAAATGATTTTAGAAATGACTTAAGAGTTATAAACAAAACCCTTGGTCAAAACATAACGAAAACCGTCACACTCactgaaccggtttactcggtcaagtgcactcggctgagtaacacacactcgaacGAGTAccaaccaagcactcgaccgagtactccaactaaaatatGCAGTATTACATTCTATTCCTTTTTGAGTTACGATGTAGCCCAAGAATTTTCCGGATGAAACTTCAAAGGTACATTTGGAAGGGttcagcttcattttgtattctttGAGCATGCTGAAGGTTCCTGCCAGATGCTGCATGTGATCCTTGGCCTTCTCCGACTTTACCACCATATCATCAATGtatacctccatggttcttcctatttgttcCTTGAACATCCGGTTGACCAGTCTTTGATACGTGGACCTCGTATTTTTAAGGCCGAAGGGCATAACGTTGTAGCAGTATATCCCCCTTTTAGACATGAATGATGTCTTCTCCTGATCTGCTGgatccattttgatttggttataaccacTCCAGGCGTCCAAGAATGTTAACATTTCATGTCCAGCCgtcgcatctaccattgcgtcaaTGTGTGGTAGTGAGAAGGGGTCTTTTGGACAtgccttgttgaggtcggtgaagtccacacatactctccattttccattcttcttgggcACTACTACCACATTTGatagccattctggatattttacctcTCTTATCTTGTTTGTTGCTAGCAGGTTATCCACTTCTTGATTGATCACtttatttctttcagctgcaaattttctTTGTCTCTGCTGGATGGGCTTACATCCTGGGTCTACGCTGAGCTTTTGTGTTATGATAGATGGGTCTATTCCTATCATATCATCATAGGACCACGCAAAACAATCCTTATTGGTTTGCAAAAATTCGATTAGGTGCTGCCTGAGGTCGCCATGCATCCTGCTCCTATTAGcacagttctttctgggtgctgcttgtccaggttgatttgatctagCTCCTCGGCTGGGGGATCAATGTACTCATCCTAGATGCACTACTTCTGCAATTGCTATGCTCGAGGACTAGTTGTGCACTTCAATGCATTTTTGTAGCAGACTCTGGCTTTCTTCTGGGCTGCTTGTATTTTTTCTACTCCCCAGGGCGTGGGGAACTTCACACATTGAttatatgttgaggggactgccttcATTAGATGTAACCATGGTCTTCCAAGAATAACATTGTAGGTAGATGGTCCATCTATGACCAAGTATCTCACACGTTTGTTGATTCCTCCTGCATAGGTTGCAATCACGATCTCTCCCAATGAGTTagctgtttctccactgaaccccACCAGCGGGATGGTCTTCTTCTGCAAGTCTTTCTTGCTaaaccccatgttttctatggttttcagcgTGATTAGATTGACCGAGCTACCAGTATCTACCAGGACTTTTCTAACCGTGCAATTGGCTATTTACAATGTTATGATAAGTGCATCATGGTGTTCCTGGCTATCATGTATATCATCTTCGTCGAAGGTGATGGCAGGCAGGTCGCTGTGGGAAACTCTGCAGTAGGTCTCTGGCCTGTCTCCCTTAGTTTCAGTAGCACGTCTCTTGGCCGCCGAATATGTCaatccgcttaagtctgagccgcctgttatcacgtttattatcttggtgcTTGTAGGCGGTGCTGCGAGCTTTGTAGAGcccaccttatcctgctgcttgcccccacgtggtaataggtggctcagctcccCCTGCTCGTACAGGCGCCTGATCTCCCTGCATAGAGTGTAGCAATCCCCCGTGGTATGTCCGATGTCACGATGGAACTCCTACTTTTTCTTGCTGTCTTTTCTACATGATTGTCCTTCTACTGGTGGCCTAGGCCACCTTACTctatctcccatctccctgagtgcttttAGGATTCCTCCGCCACCGGTTGTGAACCCATATTCTGCCAGCATAGGGAGTTGCTGATTCTCCTCTCTGTTGTCGATTCTGTTAACTCCTTTACCGTATAGCCTATATCTCTCTTCCTTTTTTCTGGTGGACTGCTTTCTGCTTGATTTCTCTATGGCCGACGTGCTGGATACGCTTGGCGTGCTTGATATTATGGCTCTAGTTAGGATGTCTTCTTCCAGTCTGATTGCAGCTGCTGCCTATTTTTGCACCGCTTCAAAGCTATGACAAGggtgcatagtcagctgcttATATAGGTCTGACTCATGGTGTAAGCCCCTTCTGAATGCTTCCACTTCTGTTGACACGTCACAATCCCGTACTGCCACCTTTTTGTTATTGAACCGCGTTTTGAATTCCCCAATGGTCTCGTTGGCGCCTTGAACGATCCGGTACAAGTCACTAGCATACTTTTGTGGCTTCCGGTTGCTTGCAAATTTTTGAGTGAACGCAATTACCAGATCGGCGAATGTGGATATTGATATGTTAGGTAGACTTATGAGCCATCAGAGTGTTGGCCCTTACAGTGTGGATCTTAACCCTTTACACATGCAGGCTTCTTTTAGATGCCCAATGGttgttactgtcatcatcttctgttTGTACTGACTTACGTGATCAAAGGGGTCTGTTGTGCCATCAAAGAGAGTCATGTTTGAGTTTGTGAATCCCTTCGGTATGGCGACAATTGAGATTGCATCCACGAATGGCGAATCAACATAGCTGTCAGGCGCTGCCTTCTCAAGGGGAGGCGGCATCCCTGGGACCCTACTCAGCATCTCTCTCAGTTCCAAATACTGCTTGTTCGTCAGGCTTTCTGAGTCTGAGCCGTGGCTGTCTGTCATCTGCTGATTTTGGATACTGCTCCTGAGTTCCATAGGATTCTGGTGCTGTGTATTATCTAATGGGGTTGACGTCACCAGCGTCTCTTGATGCCAGCTTACTCGCGGACTGCCTACAGATCCTGCACCAGGTGTCTGGTTAGTTATAACGAAGTTACTAGCCGAGATGTTACCTGGTACTATCTCTGTACGGCTGGCAGGCTGCCAGCTAACTGGTGTGAGATATCCTAGTCCCTGTAGAACTATCATCTCTTCCGTCGACACTGTTGTCATATCTAATCAAGTCACTAGCTCGGATGGAATCTGCCGTGGTTGATTCCTACTGCCTGATGCCCCCTGTATGAGGTCCACTACTGGGGCATGGCCCCCACCCTCCGTGCTTGCTGGTGTGCTTGATTTGCTCCTTTTTGCTTGAGCTTCCGCTTTCTTTTGATCTTCCCGCATGCTTTCCATTGCTTTCTGCAAATTTTCCATGCTACTAAGTAAGGTCTGTGTTGGACTTGGCGGTGGGGTGAGATTCGATCTTCCAAGTCCCTTATCTGATTTGGAATGTGTCGCCACGGGAGGAGTTCTGGGAGGTAGGGTGACTTTTGCCACGGGTGTGGTTCTTGATGTGTGTCCGGGTGCCTGAGTTTGAGCCGTTGATG is a genomic window containing:
- the LOC141631735 gene encoding uncharacterized protein LOC141631735, yielding MGFSKKDLQKKTIPLVGFSGETANSLGEIVIATYAGGINKRVRYLVIDGPSTYNVILGRPWLHLMKAVPSTYNQCVKFPTPWGVEKIQAAQKKARVCYKNALKCTTSPRA